Genomic segment of Arachis stenosperma cultivar V10309 chromosome 4, arast.V10309.gnm1.PFL2, whole genome shotgun sequence:
CACCAGACTCCACACTGCAAGGGgcaaaaaagtaaaaataaaaaaatgcagttaacacaaaaaataaagctcaaaataaaaatttagaaaaggGTATTTGTCCTACCTTATTATGGATGTTTTCAGCAGCTTCACTGCTAAGTTAACATGTTGAGGTTGCACCTGTTAAAAAGACATATTTAGACCATGGAAGAAAAATGTACCAAGTTAAATACATTAATAAGAAGCCTCCCCAAAATCACCTGATTTTCCAAATGACATCGTGCAATGGCTTCAGACAGCCTGATTAATGCCTCCAACTGCCTAACTGTCATACGATATGCAACCCTACTCCCAGGATTTGTATCACCTCTGCGGAGAGCCACATAAGAGTCTACTAGTATTTTTTTGGCCTCTGCCGTAAGCTGCATTAATCAGGCTTAATAAGTAAGAATCATAAGGAAAAAATTATCTTGATTCAGGAAAGCATCTACAAAAGACATCAGACCTTTGGTTTGAGAGTTTTTGCATAAGCTATATAACGCTTCAGTTGCGCTGTGGTGAAAGTCGGAGTAAGAGCCTCTTCACGCTTTTGATGAACTCTCACAATATGATGAGCTATGTGGTAATCTGTCTGATCGTCTGGATCATCAATCATAACATATACAAGATCAAACCTCGAGAGTATAGCAGGTGGAAGAGCCACATTGTACTGAAAAAGATAAATCAAAGCAATTAGGCTACGTTGTAAGGCAGATGAGTGCAACAATGATCCATGCATTTCGTAAATAATTGGCAATCACCTTAAGTGGTTTAGACTTGTCATAGCGTCCCCCGGCAGGGTTGGCAGCGGCAAGAATAGAAGTGCGGGCATTAAGTGTTGCTTGAATTCCTGCTTTTGTGATACTAATTGTTTGCTGTTCCATGGCCTCATGAATTGCAACCTTCAAACCAACCAAATGAGATAATTTCCAATCGATGACCATGCAATGCCAACTCAAAAGAACGTGGCTAAGGTCTTACCTGATCCCTGATCTCCATCTTGTCAAATTCATCAATGCAGCAAATGCCATTGTCTGCAAGCATCAATGCACCAGCCTGAAAAGAAGTTTTCACGTATATTAGGAGAAAAACATAACAATCAATTATATTGATTAATGCATCACCAGAACATATCAAGAAAATAGCCTCCACATCTTGGTTCTTTCATGGCTAACTTGGGCATTGCCTCTCAGCCATGTTGCATGTATAGCAATCATGCTACACTTTATGCAGGTAGCTCAATGTAAAATCCTCTGTGACTATGCATACAATTTGGCATGCCTAGAATTCCCAATCCAAGATAGGTAGAAAAACTTTTCATGTGCCAGCACACATGACATGAGAAATGAGAGGATGCACATTCTAACTATGTACTTTCTGAGTGTGTATGAAACATTTTTTTCCATTTTAAATGTACTTATAACATGCCACTCAAACACAAATTACAACAAACAGTACAGGTTTCAAATAGTTGTGAACTTAAAAATATCCCCCGGAGAAGCCCTGTTGACCTCATTTGAGACCATAATTACTTTCTAAACCCAGAAGCATAAAATAGTTATGTCATTTACCTCAATACAAAACTCCCCAGTTTCTGGTTCCTTAGCAACTGTTGCAGTCAATCCAGCAGCAGATGATGATTTCCCAGATGTATAAACAGATCTTGGAACTATGCCTGAAGTATACCTAAGATAATAAACAAGCATATACAAGTCATTCAATCTgcataaaatagtataaaagaataggcaaaaagggaaaaagaaagtacTTGAGAAATTGACTCTTTGCACAGCTGGGATCCCCAACAATGCAAACATTTATATCTCCTCTGAGGTTGATGCCTTCATGAGTTAATTTGTGGACACCGCCCATAAGCATAAGAAGGATTGCTCTCTTTATATCTTGATGACCAAAAACAGTTGGAGCAACGCTGTTAACAAGTTTCTTGAAGAAATCTGGAATATTCCTCATTCGTTGTATTTCATCCAGCTCCTGTGTCTGTAAAACCACAAACCAAATACTTTATTGTTTTTTCCAGATATTATGTAGAAAATGGACCAAATATATCCGTATGCATTCATGTAGTGGGAAATGATGGACCAGGTTAAGAACTTCACTAGACAAAGGGAAAGAGAGGGGAACAATCACTTGATTAACGCAATAAATAGTTGCAATAAACGATGAAAAAACTAGTCCTTGAAATGAGCATCCAATGTGCGTCATAATGAAGATAATTGTTCTATGCATTGGAGAGAAGGATATCGCCAGATGGCATGATCATGAAAGACAACTTTTAAAATGGCAATAGATAGTGCCCTTAGTTTCTTTCTTCATCTTAAAAAAAAtggtattttaaaaattaaaacaaacccAAAACTTGTGTGTGTTTCTCCATGCATTTTGCATACAAATGGTTGTCTTCAATTTTGAGTGGCCTATTCCATATTTTGCCTCCCCAGGTCAGAGTTGAAAGAAACTTTCAAATTAAACACAAAGGGTGTCATACAAGGTATAACATGGAGATACTAATGGTTTGCTTTATTGTACCAAAACCGTTACAATATATGCAAAATCAAATCTAAACCAGATGGAGATATAACAGCAACGATAATGCACATAGATAAAGAGAATGCTGAACTAACAGTAAACTgcatatcatcatcatcagagtCCTTCTTTCTATTTCGGATGTCTACATCTCTTCTACCATCGCAAATCTGAAATAAACCATTTAGAAGAAGCACCAACAATCAGAATAAATGAAAACCTGAGAGTTGCGATTAACAAGCCACACCAAACTAACCTGAACGGAGTTGGCAATAAAGGCCAGGCGATAAGAGAGGTCTCTGACTCCAAGGGCCCTAAGGCCCCTAACACCTTCATTTCCAGCTGCAGGACCCTTGCGTTGAGAACCTTCCCGGCGGCATTCTGATCTCTCTCCAGGGGATGCCAATGCCAAAAGGTCAGGAATAACAATTACAGTTCCTGTGAAAATCACCCTGAAAGAGAACAGAATATGATTATATCGAATTCCAACTTTGAGTTTTTACCACAATTTGGCTAGTCAAAGCAAGTGTTGGGAAATATAAGGCTCACGTGTCACCAGCCCTGGCCTGTTCCACAATCTCGTGACGAAGAATAACATCCAAGGACCTAGGCAGCGACCCAGCAGGTATCTCTTTGGAAGTCTCTTGCATCCTGACCCGTTGCCAGTCAGCAAATTTGCTCTCTTGGCGCATCAGTAGCCATCTTGCTCGTTTGTTACAGGTTGGAATCGGGCAGATTGTGGGCTGCAGTGCCATTACATTAAAACAAGAACAGTCATATATAGATATCAAAATAAGCTGCAGACAAAATGGCATTTATAATGTATCAATAGCAAAAGGTAATAACTGTCGTTATTATCTATTAATCACCTCGGTATACTTGAATTCTTGTTCCACATTTTTTATAACCCCACCACACTCTAAGCACTTGAATGTTCCCTGGATAAGCTCAGGACGAACCTCACTTGTCCTGGTTACTACCCCAGTCACGGATACTAGTCTTCCAATTTCTGATGTAGCCAGTTCCCTCAATCTGCAGTTGAATCAACAAGCTATATAACCAAAAATACTTGGAAGATAGAACTGAAGTACAAAGtaacataaatataaaaacaaGGGAAATGATAGAGGGCCTtctgaatttattttttttgatcacttttagccATCAACCGAATTCTATTTAGCCAAGTAATTCAACAATATCCTTTAGTCCACACTTTTAAACCTTGATAGCTAATTGATGGCCATCAACAATAAATTTTGATAGCCCTCTAGCATTTTCTGCAACtaaaaggtttttttttttttgagaagaATATAGAAAATTAGAATGGGGAATTTACACACCGCTTAACGATTGGAAGGTTGTAGAAGGCAATATTGATGTCTTTGTTGGGGTTATCATCAGATATGAAGGTCGGCTTCAGTTCCATAACGAATCTCTTGCAAGCATTCTTCAGATAAGGCTCAAATCTACCaccaacaaaaaataaaaaataaaaaagaatctCAGTGCCCTAAAATTATACCAAAAAAATTAGGGCTCCaacaatttgaaaaaaagaCGGGAAAAACCTCAAATATTCATCAGAGATAGCTTTCTGGAGAAGGTCACTGAAAGTGATGACGTGTTCGAAATCGATGAACATTGTGTTGGATTCGTTGGCCCTCATTACTTCTATCTCCGCCTCATAGTGGAGCTCGTTCCGGTTCCCGGACCTGAAGCTGATTTTCCAGTTTTACCCCCGCCAGAAACAAAAAGTTAGCATTACAACATCactgaaaatgaagaagaagaagaagaagaagaagaagaagagggtACCTCTTGAGGAATTCGAGGAAAGCGTTCTCGACCCTAACGGCTTTCTCATCAACCAAAATCCCACCGTAAGCttccatttcttttcttcttcttttccggTTTCAGTGTTGTAGTGAATCTAGCGAAGGAGAAGCTTGTAACTTCGGCGCTGTTCTCAGTAATGCTGGAAATGGTAACCAATATGCAAGTTCGCGCTGTTCTGTGGCGGGAAAATCAGAAGTGGGCCCAACGATTTCCCGCCAAAACCCCTTTCCTCTATAGGAGACGCTTTTGGCTCCCTTGTTGGGCTTTTCGGGTTTTGGAAAATCGTATTTCAAGTCTTGTCCGGCTTCTTTGGACCGATAATGGGCCATTGAACACTTCATGATTTTCGGCCTCTCTGTATGATTGTGCCACAATATTTCTTCTCTCTTATATTTCTTGAATGTTGTTAGGCTGGAATTGGTTATAATATAGGCATGAGATATTCAaatagaaacataaaaatataaaattatgtttaataataagatataaaaaaaatattatatctaaaaatattaataagaaatataatttatttttattatttttatcaaatttttataattatattttttattattatattttttaatttttatataaaaaattaaaataaattgaatttttataatgtattttagtttattattaaacaaaatataaaaatactattttttatattttaattcgTTATACCTTATTCTCAGtctcttgttttattttattttcttgttttgttttattttcagaattaaatgcaattttataattgttttgttttatttagaCTTTATGGTGAAATCAATTGATCACTACTCTTTATTTCATGTTCAGGGTATTTGTTATAAGACTCTTgcaaatcaatttatttagcTTTTTTGGAATGTGTGAATTGACTATCAATTTAACCTTTTTGTATTAGTGATTGTTAACTAGATTAATACACATCCAAAAAAGTCTAGGA
This window contains:
- the LOC130976020 gene encoding DNA replication licensing factor MCM6, whose product is MEAYGGILVDEKAVRVENAFLEFLKSFRSGNRNELHYEAEIEVMRANESNTMFIDFEHVITFSDLLQKAISDEYLRFEPYLKNACKRFVMELKPTFISDDNPNKDINIAFYNLPIVKRLRELATSEIGRLVSVTGVVTRTSEVRPELIQGTFKCLECGGVIKNVEQEFKYTEPTICPIPTCNKRARWLLMRQESKFADWQRVRMQETSKEIPAGSLPRSLDVILRHEIVEQARAGDTVIFTGTVIVIPDLLALASPGERSECRREGSQRKGPAAGNEGVRGLRALGVRDLSYRLAFIANSVQICDGRRDVDIRNRKKDSDDDDMQFTTQELDEIQRMRNIPDFFKKLVNSVAPTVFGHQDIKRAILLMLMGGVHKLTHEGINLRGDINVCIVGDPSCAKSQFLKYTSGIVPRSVYTSGKSSSAAGLTATVAKEPETGEFCIEAGALMLADNGICCIDEFDKMEIRDQVAIHEAMEQQTISITKAGIQATLNARTSILAAANPAGGRYDKSKPLKYNVALPPAILSRFDLVYVMIDDPDDQTDYHIAHHIVRVHQKREEALTPTFTTAQLKRYIAYAKTLKPKLTAEAKKILVDSYVALRRGDTNPGSRVAYRMTVRQLEALIRLSEAIARCHLENQVQPQHVNLAVKLLKTSIISVESGDIDLSEFQEENQGDDGDRNDNDRDDGADIKREAGSQEGTQQAAGTNENAADGSNPQPKKLIISDEYFQRVTRALIMHLRQHEETVLQQGTGLAGIRQRDLIQWYVDQQNEKNAYSSMEEVKAELSRLKAIIESLIRREGYLIVLDDGMQEAAEGAAPEHVSRNDRILAVAPNYYID